A single region of the Gephyromycinifex aptenodytis genome encodes:
- a CDS encoding glycosyltransferase family 2 protein, producing MPAVTVAVVIPVLDDAAELAECLAALGRQTRVPEQIIVVDNGCRDESVSIAAAAGARVVFEPRRGIPAAVAAGYDACQASVIARCDADTRVPPDWIERIAARFETHPDLVGLTGPGRFVDMPAAAGRLAWAFYAAGYFGAAGAAGANVPLWGSNMALRTSAWRQVAPRVHRSDPGVHDDLDLSLALGPTARIDFDPALRVGVRGRMFHSWAASRHRFVLAARTLRLGWAWAGPGQRWLARWTGRRRPAGLPRPASHRKR from the coding sequence GCCGCCGAACTCGCCGAGTGCTTGGCGGCCCTCGGGCGACAAACGCGGGTGCCGGAGCAGATCATCGTGGTCGACAACGGCTGCCGTGACGAGTCCGTCAGCATCGCCGCGGCCGCCGGTGCCCGCGTGGTGTTCGAGCCACGCCGGGGGATCCCGGCCGCGGTGGCCGCCGGTTACGACGCCTGCCAGGCGTCGGTGATCGCCCGCTGCGACGCCGACACCCGGGTTCCGCCGGATTGGATCGAGCGCATCGCGGCCCGGTTCGAGACCCACCCCGACCTGGTCGGGCTCACCGGGCCGGGGCGCTTCGTCGACATGCCCGCGGCAGCGGGCCGACTTGCGTGGGCGTTCTACGCGGCCGGGTATTTCGGCGCGGCCGGCGCGGCCGGGGCGAATGTGCCGCTGTGGGGATCGAACATGGCCCTTCGAACCAGCGCGTGGCGCCAGGTTGCGCCGCGGGTGCACCGTAGCGACCCCGGCGTGCACGACGACCTCGACTTGAGTCTGGCGCTGGGCCCCACCGCGCGTATCGACTTCGACCCGGCCTTGCGGGTCGGCGTGCGCGGGCGCATGTTCCACTCCTGGGCGGCGTCACGGCACCGCTTCGTCCTGGCCGCTCGGACCCTGCGCCTGGGGTGGGCGTGGGCCGGGCCGGGGCAGCGCTGGCTGGCCCGCTGGACGGGACGCCGCCGCCCGGCTGGACTACCTCGGCCCGCGTCGCACCGGAAACGCTGA